The Strigops habroptila isolate Jane chromosome 13 unlocalized genomic scaffold, bStrHab1.2.pri S16, whole genome shotgun sequence genome window below encodes:
- the LOC115603124 gene encoding E3 ubiquitin-protein ligase TRIM39-like → MALAGALERLQEEAICPICLEYMSEPVSIDCGHNFCRGCIAKHCQEKGLWADGPFSCPQCRASCHRSSFRPNRQLANIVESIRQLGLRGGLATEPAAGTPLCLQHDERLKLFCEEDEEAICVVCRESLHHRPHTIYPIEEAAQVYKVKLQKSLEHLSKEVEDIRKRESAERMKTQECKETVKKKRERIVSEFGKLHRLLADEEKLLLQKLEEEEKRILLLINENLARLVEQKCLLEELILEIKEKIHQPADGLLKDMKNVLSRCEGVTFPSPKAVSVTLKEDYSIPERCLGMRDMLKQFKVDVTLDPETAHPELTLSEDCKSVRRGNKKLLLSLFDNPKRFSTAPVVLGSQVFYSGRCYWEVQVGDKPEWGLGLCRESASRKGNILFSPNNGYWVLRLQNGGNYEALTSPVSPLTLNVRPRRIGIFLDYEAGEISFYNVSDRSHVYTFTDRFSGNLRPLFFLGAFLGGRNAEPLVISWVRDTQGTGCIVL, encoded by the exons ATGGCCCTGGCGGGGGCCCTGGAGCGGCTGCAGGAGGAGGCCATTTGCCCCATCTGCCTGGAGTACATGAGCGAGCCCGTCAGCATTGACTGTGGGCACAACTTCTGCCGGGGCTGCATCGCCAAGCACTGCCAGGAGAAGGGTCTCTGGGCTGATGGGCCCTTCTCCTGCCCACAGTGCCGGGCCTCCTGCCACCGCAGCAGCTTCCGACCCAACAGGCAGCTGGCCAACATCGTGGAGAGCATCCGGCAGCTGGGGCTGCGGGGCGGGCTGGCGACGGAGCCGGCGGCAGGGACCCCGCTCTGCCTCCAGCATGACGAGCGCCTCAAGCTTTTCTGcgaggaggatgaggaggcCATCTGCGTGGTGTGCCGGGAGTCCCTGCACCACCGCCCGCACACCATCTACCCCATCGAGGAGGCCGCGCAGGTCTACAAG gtCAAACTCCAGAAATCCTTGGAGCATCTTTCAAAGGAAGTGGAGGACATTAGGAAGCGTGAGTCAGCAGAAAGGATGAAGACCCAGGAGTGCAAG gagacagtgaagaaaaagcGGGAGAGGATTGTGAGTGAGTTCGGGAAGCTGCATCGGCTGCTGGCTGatgaggagaagctgctgctccagaagctggaggaggaggagaagaggattCTGCTGTTGATCAATGAAAACCTGGCCAGGCTGGTGGAGCAGAAGTGCTTGCTGGAGGAGCTGATCCTGGAGATAAAGGAGAAGATCCATCAGCCAGCTGATGGGCTGCTCAAG GACATGAAGAACGTCCTGAGCAG GTGTGAGGGGGTAACATTCCCATCCCCCAAGGCTGTGTCTGTGACCCTGAAGGAGGACTACAGCATCCCAGAGCGCTGCCTGGGTATGAGGGACATGCTGAAGCAGTTCAAAG TGGACGTGACTCTGGACCCCGAGACAGCGCACCCTGAGCTCACCCTGTCTGAGGACTGCAAGAGCGTGCGACGCGGGAACAAGAAGCTGCTTCTGTCCCTCTTCGACAACCCCAAGAGGTTCAGCACGGCTCCAGTGGTGCTGGGGAGTCAGGTCTTCTACTCGGGCCGCTGCTACTGGGAGGTACAGGTGGGAGACAAGCCAGAGTGGGGCTTGGGTTTGTGCAGGGAGTCCGCCAGCCGGAAGGGCAACATCCTCTTCTCCCCCAACAACGGCTACTGGGTGCTGCGGCTGCAAAACGGGGGCAACTATGAGGCCCTCACCTCACCTGTCTCCCCTCTGACCCTGAACGTGAGACCCCGGCGTATTGGGATCTTCCTGGACTACGAGGCAGGAGAAATCTCCTTTTACAATGTGAGCGACCGCTCCCATGTTTACACCTTCACCGACAGGTTTTCGGGAAACCTCCGGCCTCTCTTTTTTCTGGGTGCCTTTTTGGGGGGCAGGAATGCAGAACCCTTGGTGATCTCTTGGGTCAGGGACACACAAGGGACTGGGTGCATCGTCCTGTGa
- the LOC115603140 gene encoding C-C motif chemokine 4 homolog, with product MKTSTAALAVLLVAVLCYQVSSSPRGVNVPGSCCLHYATKAVPASRVVTYEHTGSSCDLPAVIFTTGLGKRVCGNPDDKWVQDILNHRDNAGSG from the exons ATGAAGACCTCCACAGCTGCCCTTGCTGTACTTCTTGTGGCTGTCCTCTGCTATCAGGTCTCCTCTTCTCCAA GGGGTGTCAACGTTCCTGGTTCCTGCTGCCTCCACTATGCAACCAAAGCAGTTCCCGCCAGCCGTGTGGTGACATATGAGCACACGGGCAGCTCCTGCGACCTGCCAGCCGTGAT atttaCCACAGGCCTAGGCAAGAGGGTCTGTGGCAACCCTGATGATAAGTGGGTCCAGGACATCCTGAATCACCGCGACAATGCAGGCAGTGGATAA